The Granulicella arctica genome segment CAGCTCCGTCGGAGTCCCCGGCATCTTGTTCCACCCCTGCACCAGATACTCCTCCATCTGCATCCCGTCGCCCATCTGCAACAGCACATCGTTTGAGTAGTTGATGAACACCTTCGCCCCATCCACCTTCGCCTCATTCCGATACACCGCACCCAACGGATCCCGTACATAAATCCGCTGCCGGTTGATCGCAACATACCCAACAGCCACCAAGGTCAACACCAGCAGAATCGTCCGCATCTATTTCTTCTCCTCGTGGTACTCCTGCTCCGTGTTGATCCCCCACAGCGCCGCCTTATCTACCCTGCCCGCGATGATCCCGTCCACCGCCGTCATCGCCGTCAACATGCTGTGATCCTGATTGTTGTACTTGTGCATCCCATTCCGCCCCACCAGAAAAAGATTCGCGAAGCCATCCGTCCACGCCCGCAGCTCATCGAACCGATCATACGTCCCGAAGTACGCCGGATACGTCTTCGGCACCCGCACCACATGCCCGTCCGTCACCGCACCGGCATCCAGTATCCCGATCTTCGCCACCTCAGCAATCGCAAACCGCTTCAGGTCCTCATCGTCCATCTTCCAGAGATCATCCGTGTCATAGCAGAAATACTCCAGCCCAATCCACACCTTCGTCGGGTCGGAGACCAGGTACGGACTCCAGTTATTGAAGATCTGCAACCGTCCCAGCAGCACATCCGGCTCCTGCACATAGATCCACGTATCCTTCAGCAGTCCGCCATCCGGCTCATGCACCTTCAGCCGATCACACAGCAGCCCCACCGTAATAAAGTCGCGATACTGCAGCCCCTCCGCCACCTCGCGCACCGCATCCGGCACCGGAGCGTCCATCGCTCGCACCAGCTCCTTCATCGGCATCGTCGAGAAGAAGTACTCGCCCGCAAACGTCCGTCGCTCGCCCGCATCGTTCACCGCCTCGATCGAGACCACCGTCTCTCCCTCGCAGCAGATCCGATCCACACGCCAGCCCATGTGAATCTCTCCGCCAAGCCGGACAATCTCGTCCGCCACATGCTCCCACAACTGCCCCGGCCCAAACTTCGGATACAGAAACCGTTCAATCAAGCTCGTATCCGTAC includes the following:
- a CDS encoding NAD(P)/FAD-dependent oxidoreductase; translated protein: MNRKAIIIGAGPAGLTAGLELLRRSDVTPIILEASEEIGGISRTIRYKGNRMDIGGHRFFSKSDRVMQWWIDLMPPLDGEDAGGEASEQEISYQGKRRVIAVPAHLDEEPVLRGVGPLTIETDTDETDADGADANEMGHPAEHGHTETVVAAEPVEPDLVMLIRPRKSRIYYLRRFFDYPITLTATTLSNLGVVRTVKVGTSYLKSRVSQIAPEKSLEDFLINRFGRQLYLTFFKSYTEKVWGTPCEQISAEWGAQRIKGLSLTTAVKHFVKKTFARKKKDDLSQKGTDTSLIERFLYPKFGPGQLWEHVADEIVRLGGEIHMGWRVDRICCEGETVVSIEAVNDAGERRTFAGEYFFSTMPMKELVRAMDAPVPDAVREVAEGLQYRDFITVGLLCDRLKVHEPDGGLLKDTWIYVQEPDVLLGRLQIFNNWSPYLVSDPTKVWIGLEYFCYDTDDLWKMDDEDLKRFAIAEVAKIGILDAGAVTDGHVVRVPKTYPAYFGTYDRFDELRAWTDGFANLFLVGRNGMHKYNNQDHSMLTAMTAVDGIIAGRVDKAALWGINTEQEYHEEKK